A stretch of the Amycolatopsis sp. BJA-103 genome encodes the following:
- a CDS encoding type II toxin-antitoxin system RelE/ParE family toxin has product MMWGTVELEPEVRDWLESLSTAHFATVAFYVDLLAEQGPLLGEPYTRQLDGKLRELRFHLDGEAVRITYWIASGRRIVLLTEFRKTRMREEREVRRARKAMWRCVARRHTTDEHGGE; this is encoded by the coding sequence ATGATGTGGGGTACCGTGGAGCTCGAACCGGAGGTTCGTGACTGGCTGGAAAGTTTGTCCACGGCGCACTTCGCGACAGTGGCCTTCTACGTGGACCTGCTCGCGGAGCAGGGGCCGTTGTTGGGCGAGCCGTACACGCGCCAACTCGACGGCAAGTTGCGGGAATTGCGGTTCCATCTGGACGGGGAAGCAGTGCGGATCACCTACTGGATCGCGTCCGGCAGGCGGATCGTGTTGCTGACCGAGTTCCGGAAGACCCGGATGCGCGAAGAGCGTGAGGTGCGACGGGCGCGGAAGGCGATGTGGCGCTGTGTCGCTCGAAGGCATACGACTGACGAGCATGGTGGGGAGTGA
- a CDS encoding helix-turn-helix domain-containing protein, producing MAERTDWRRLRERRMAEPGAADAYEAAKLAYGLGKTVREMREARGWTQARLAAEAGMTQSAVARFEAGGTVPTIPVLERLAHALEAVLDVRITPRLSTV from the coding sequence ATGGCCGAGCGGACCGATTGGCGGCGGCTACGCGAGCGGCGGATGGCCGAGCCGGGCGCCGCCGACGCGTACGAGGCCGCGAAACTGGCCTACGGCCTTGGTAAAACCGTGCGTGAAATGCGTGAGGCGCGTGGCTGGACCCAGGCGAGGCTCGCCGCCGAGGCGGGGATGACGCAGTCCGCCGTCGCGCGGTTCGAGGCGGGGGGAACCGTCCCGACCATTCCGGTGCTGGAAAGGCTGGCGCATGCCCTCGAAGCCGTTCTCGACGTCCGGATCACCCCGCGGCTGTCCACGGTGTGA
- a CDS encoding DUF2716 domain-containing protein: MNNAWEAVSRVTDEPAWYWVYDKLAFWPSTYAHAWPGFREPAPSVAWDLAPGGLDRSSAEFRLGPYAVEQNDVARVALSALKDCVAEDEWVWVLHWQHQSYRFYPHRHAALDPWPVPVFPRTDYHMFLANDFRFGTLGHPWERTLCVYGEKLVPAFEQHGERVFKNALRRDGAPAAMAG, from the coding sequence GTGAACAACGCTTGGGAAGCCGTCTCCAGGGTCACAGATGAGCCGGCTTGGTACTGGGTCTACGACAAGCTCGCGTTCTGGCCGAGTACCTACGCGCACGCGTGGCCGGGCTTCCGTGAGCCCGCTCCCTCGGTCGCGTGGGATCTCGCGCCCGGGGGACTGGACCGTTCGTCGGCCGAATTCCGGCTCGGCCCGTACGCCGTCGAGCAGAACGACGTCGCCCGTGTCGCGCTCTCGGCACTGAAGGACTGCGTCGCCGAGGACGAGTGGGTGTGGGTGCTGCACTGGCAGCACCAGTCGTACCGCTTCTACCCGCATCGGCACGCCGCGCTCGACCCGTGGCCGGTCCCGGTGTTCCCGCGCACCGACTATCACATGTTCCTGGCGAACGACTTCCGCTTCGGCACGCTCGGGCATCCCTGGGAACGGACCTTGTGCGTCTACGGCGAGAAGCTCGTGCCCGCCTTCGAGCAGCACGGCGAAAGGGTCTTCAAGAACGCGCTGCGGCGTGACGGCGCGCCGGCCGCGATGGCGGGCTGA
- a CDS encoding immunity 7 family protein — translation MFEYHGWVTIQASPSGDDDAALLERIVERVHRAVRDFDDGDLVDLRWAAGVPVLHLGGMDKHGTAIAPELVDLFTRVGDLAPGSYGLLHVWDDQDPAHDNEFKVYRMARGLVTERGDDHLSPVAPTVIDGYEI, via the coding sequence GTGTTCGAATATCACGGGTGGGTGACCATCCAAGCGAGCCCTTCCGGCGACGATGACGCGGCGCTGCTCGAGCGCATCGTCGAACGGGTGCACCGCGCCGTCCGCGATTTCGACGACGGCGATCTGGTGGACCTGCGCTGGGCCGCCGGGGTGCCGGTGCTGCATCTGGGCGGGATGGACAAGCACGGCACGGCCATCGCGCCGGAGCTGGTGGACCTGTTCACCCGCGTCGGCGACCTCGCGCCCGGCTCCTACGGTCTCCTGCACGTCTGGGACGACCAGGATCCCGCACACGACAACGAATTCAAGGTGTACCGGATGGCCCGCGGCCTGGTCACCGAACGCGGCGACGACCATCTGTCCCCGGTCGCGCCCACCGTGATCGACGGCTACGAGATCTGA